In a single window of the Halomicroarcula saliterrae genome:
- a CDS encoding MFS transporter — protein MNERRERVVLAAVVFVVLLAQVLLYPGIDTLVRALGAGFVLDASMWFLAAEFAAFVAFAGVWGAVSDATGRRVPFIVGGAVVGSGLYAVLAILPTVASVSFGTVLLIRALQGAATIAAFSLSMTMLMDLSGGHGKNMGAAGIAIGSGTALGAPLGGQLYGVSPTLPLAVASALLLVVALLATLVTDRAPPDEAGRLRGAVRRLGRTPELSIPYAFGFIDRLTAGFFALVGTLYFREAFGLSPGETGLMLALFFAPFALLQYPFGVLSDSVGRTAPIVAGSSLYGLAVVGVGLAPTVVTAGLGMVAVGVIGALMAPATMALVTDLVGETERGTAMAGFNAAGSVGFLAGILVGGSVAGEFGYLAAFAVAGGAEVALALLALPRLLALELPAEERAAG, from the coding sequence GTGAACGAGCGCCGAGAGCGGGTCGTCCTCGCGGCCGTCGTCTTCGTCGTCCTGCTGGCACAGGTGTTGCTGTATCCCGGTATCGACACCTTGGTCCGCGCGCTGGGCGCGGGGTTCGTACTCGACGCCAGCATGTGGTTCCTCGCCGCCGAGTTCGCGGCCTTCGTCGCTTTCGCCGGCGTGTGGGGCGCGGTCAGTGACGCCACCGGCCGGCGCGTCCCCTTCATCGTCGGCGGCGCCGTGGTCGGGAGCGGCCTGTACGCCGTGCTGGCGATACTCCCGACCGTCGCCAGCGTCTCCTTTGGTACCGTCCTCCTGATTCGCGCGCTCCAGGGCGCGGCGACCATCGCCGCCTTTTCCCTGTCGATGACGATGCTGATGGACCTCTCCGGGGGCCACGGGAAGAACATGGGTGCAGCCGGTATCGCCATCGGCTCCGGGACGGCCCTCGGCGCGCCGCTGGGCGGCCAGCTCTACGGCGTCTCACCGACGCTACCGCTCGCCGTCGCGAGCGCGCTGTTGCTCGTGGTGGCGCTGCTGGCGACGCTGGTGACCGACCGCGCGCCGCCGGACGAGGCCGGCCGACTGCGCGGGGCCGTCCGTCGTCTGGGCCGGACTCCCGAGCTGTCGATTCCCTACGCCTTCGGCTTCATCGACCGGCTGACCGCCGGCTTCTTCGCGCTCGTCGGAACGCTGTACTTCCGGGAGGCCTTCGGGCTCTCGCCGGGCGAGACCGGGCTCATGCTCGCGCTGTTTTTCGCCCCGTTCGCGCTGTTGCAGTACCCCTTCGGCGTGCTCTCGGACAGCGTCGGCCGAACAGCACCCATCGTCGCCGGGTCGTCGCTCTACGGTCTGGCGGTCGTCGGCGTCGGCCTGGCCCCGACCGTCGTGACGGCGGGGCTCGGGATGGTCGCCGTCGGCGTCATCGGCGCGCTGATGGCCCCGGCGACGATGGCGCTGGTCACCGACCTCGTCGGCGAGACCGAACGCGGCACGGCGATGGCCGGCTTCAACGCCGCCGGGAGCGTCGGGTTTCTGGCCGGTATTCTGGTCGGCGGCTCCGTCGCCGGCGAGTTCGGCTACCTCGCGGCGTTCGCCGTCGCGGGCGGGGCCGAGGTGGCGCTCGCGCTGCTCGCGCTGCCGCGGCTGCTGGCACTCGAACTGCCGGCCGAGGAGCGGGCGGCCGGGTAG
- a CDS encoding geranylgeranyl reductase family protein has product MTTHQYDVAVVGAGTSGCYAAATVAGAGYDVVIIERKDAEEAGHIACGDALKGASDFPEAIPKSQLEPAFTNTDVDHGRFEIPQEDTVLEIPVPGELAVIDRWEYGRCLIEGADDAGAQFHYDTVVQDVIQTDDGTVTGLEATRRGDHVTYDADIVIDGAGALSLLQDKTDFEGTTFDTNVRYSQFCSAYREIVEVDDPVEWDDALVFKPTERSAGYLWYFPRTETEINAGLGFQMNEEPMELVDDLKADLRERPEFEGGEVTDKLGAALPTRRPYDSAVAPGYMAVGDAAAHVNPTTGGGIAGAAYAGKYAAEQAIDAIEDDRTDDEDALWEYNVNVMNDFGARYAALDVYNIFTTAYDVDDLMALLASIPGEKLAEALYGGSTSVGLGLKLKMAVKSFGHWGTIRDLYRTKKAADRLLDHYDSYPTDRSGFEAWQRERDAIMDDIYAVTGADPKY; this is encoded by the coding sequence ATGACTACTCACCAGTACGACGTGGCCGTCGTCGGGGCGGGGACGTCGGGCTGTTACGCCGCCGCGACAGTCGCCGGCGCGGGCTACGACGTCGTTATCATCGAGCGCAAGGACGCCGAGGAGGCGGGCCACATCGCCTGCGGCGACGCGCTGAAAGGGGCGAGCGACTTCCCGGAGGCTATCCCAAAGTCACAGCTCGAACCCGCCTTCACCAACACGGACGTCGACCACGGCCGCTTCGAGATTCCACAGGAAGACACCGTCCTGGAGATTCCGGTCCCGGGCGAACTGGCCGTCATCGACCGGTGGGAGTACGGCCGGTGTCTCATCGAGGGCGCCGACGACGCGGGCGCCCAGTTCCACTACGACACCGTCGTTCAGGACGTCATCCAGACTGACGACGGCACCGTCACCGGCCTCGAAGCGACTCGCCGGGGCGACCACGTCACCTACGACGCCGACATCGTCATCGACGGCGCCGGTGCGCTCTCACTGCTGCAGGACAAGACCGACTTCGAGGGCACGACCTTCGATACGAACGTCCGCTACTCGCAGTTCTGCTCGGCGTACCGCGAGATCGTCGAGGTCGACGACCCCGTCGAGTGGGACGACGCGCTGGTGTTCAAACCCACCGAGCGGTCGGCGGGGTACCTCTGGTACTTCCCGCGCACGGAGACGGAGATAAACGCCGGCCTGGGCTTCCAGATGAACGAGGAACCGATGGAGCTCGTCGACGACCTCAAGGCCGACCTCCGGGAGCGCCCGGAGTTCGAGGGCGGGGAAGTCACCGACAAGCTCGGTGCCGCCCTCCCCACGCGACGGCCATACGACTCGGCGGTCGCACCGGGCTACATGGCCGTCGGCGACGCCGCCGCCCACGTCAACCCCACGACCGGCGGGGGTATCGCCGGGGCGGCGTACGCGGGCAAGTACGCCGCCGAGCAGGCCATCGACGCCATCGAGGACGACCGCACCGACGACGAGGACGCCCTCTGGGAGTACAACGTCAACGTGATGAACGACTTCGGGGCGCGCTACGCCGCGCTGGACGTGTACAACATCTTCACGACCGCCTACGACGTGGACGACCTGATGGCGCTGCTCGCCTCCATCCCGGGCGAGAAGCTCGCCGAGGCGCTGTACGGCGGGTCGACGAGCGTCGGTCTCGGGCTGAAGCTCAAGATGGCCGTCAAGAGCTTCGGCCACTGGGGCACCATTCGGGACCTCTACCGGACGAAGAAGGCCGCCGACCGCCTCCTCGACCACTACGACTCCTACCCGACCGACCGGTCGGGCTTCGAGGCGTGGCAGCGCGAGCGCGACGCCATCATGGACGACATCTACGCTGTCACCGGCGCCGACCCGAAGTACTGA
- a CDS encoding stage II sporulation protein M, with protein MTPRLAAARAICRRWLVLYGSVAALVLGVSSVAGFLLGSAVPVDSLPAAGGGGSNGVFPPLTTVDLAVNNLTAMLVLLLGAVSLGLVTLFGLVLNGLLLGAVVGIAVQQVDPLVVAVLIVPHGVLEIPALLVASAVGLRFARLTVRYIRGLEDDLVTRRDLREAGYLVATAALLIVVAAYIEANVTLELAERVAGEEFAVA; from the coding sequence ATGACGCCTCGTCTGGCCGCGGCGCGTGCGATCTGTCGCCGGTGGCTCGTCCTCTACGGGTCCGTGGCAGCGCTGGTGCTCGGTGTGAGCAGCGTCGCCGGGTTCCTGCTGGGCAGTGCCGTCCCCGTCGACTCGCTGCCGGCGGCGGGGGGCGGTGGCTCGAACGGGGTCTTCCCCCCGCTGACGACGGTGGACCTCGCCGTCAACAACCTCACCGCGATGCTCGTGCTGTTGCTCGGCGCGGTGTCGCTCGGGCTGGTCACCCTCTTCGGGCTCGTCCTGAACGGGCTGCTTCTGGGCGCCGTCGTCGGTATCGCCGTCCAGCAGGTCGACCCCCTCGTGGTCGCTGTGCTCATCGTCCCCCACGGCGTCCTCGAAATCCCGGCGTTGCTCGTCGCCTCTGCCGTCGGCCTCCGCTTTGCCCGGCTCACGGTCCGGTACATCCGCGGGCTCGAAGACGACCTCGTGACGCGGCGGGACCTCCGGGAGGCCGGCTATCTGGTCGCGACGGCCGCGCTGCTCATCGTGGTCGCGGCCTACATCGAAGCCAACGTCACGCTGGAACTCGCCGAGCGCGTCGCTGGCGAAGAGTTCGCGGTTGCGTGA
- a CDS encoding pyridoxamine 5'-phosphate oxidase family protein — protein MADDIPEAAVELLTSGVHVAHLATSYEDRPHVAPVWYNYRDGVVEIVTTGKKLDNVRRNPRVALSVQDDDSGDAQWGVTLRGTATVVEDDTADREIRHRINDRYGADEDEWAENTAVRIDVGSANYWTYD, from the coding sequence ATGGCCGACGACATTCCCGAGGCGGCCGTCGAACTGCTCACCAGCGGCGTCCACGTCGCTCACCTGGCGACGAGCTACGAGGACCGGCCCCACGTCGCGCCCGTCTGGTACAACTACCGCGACGGCGTCGTCGAAATCGTCACCACCGGGAAAAAACTCGACAACGTCCGTCGGAACCCCCGGGTCGCGCTCTCGGTGCAGGACGACGATTCGGGCGACGCCCAGTGGGGCGTGACGCTCCGGGGGACGGCGACCGTCGTCGAGGACGACACGGCGGACCGCGAGATACGGCACCGTATCAACGACCGCTACGGCGCCGACGAGGACGAGTGGGCCGAGAACACGGCGGTCCGCATCGACGTCGGCTCGGCCAACTACTGGACGTACGACTGA
- a CDS encoding GNAT family N-acetyltransferase: MYVRDAKNREEVWLLDHIEEMGLDETNFRSRDYVIAIDQHDDRKAGFGRIRIHKPDDGDPVCELTSIGVLPEWRDQGVGAHVIERLVDYAEDEGFDVVYSLTGADRYLAQFGFERIETSALPPRLRERLEEKRENIQPDAVPMRLARSDFAVPPRFRERFKNASAHEPEPEPEDTAEDFGIDPDEATYKYDTGR; the protein is encoded by the coding sequence ATGTACGTCCGGGATGCGAAAAATCGAGAGGAGGTCTGGCTACTCGACCACATAGAGGAGATGGGGCTGGACGAGACGAACTTCCGTTCCCGTGACTACGTCATCGCTATCGACCAGCACGACGACCGGAAGGCCGGCTTCGGCCGCATCCGAATCCACAAACCCGACGACGGCGACCCCGTCTGCGAGCTCACGAGCATCGGCGTCCTCCCGGAGTGGCGCGACCAGGGCGTGGGAGCGCACGTCATCGAGCGACTCGTCGACTACGCCGAAGACGAGGGGTTCGACGTCGTCTACTCGCTGACCGGCGCCGACCGCTATCTGGCCCAGTTCGGTTTCGAGCGCATCGAGACGTCGGCGCTGCCGCCCCGACTCCGGGAGCGACTCGAAGAGAAACGCGAGAACATCCAGCCCGACGCCGTCCCGATGCGGCTCGCGCGCTCCGATTTCGCCGTTCCGCCGCGCTTTCGCGAACGGTTCAAGAACGCGTCGGCCCACGAGCCCGAGCCGGAACCGGAGGACACCGCCGAGGACTTCGGTATCGACCCCGACGAAGCGACCTACAAGTACGACACCGGTCGCTAG
- a CDS encoding PH domain-containing protein: protein MSGDAATYDWLTLDSDEEILWSGKPAAETMYGAYLTGIPLILFFGLGLVILGGAYLNRQNTDYVVTDKSVYKKTGILSRSVSEVEYEKVQNTSFSVGVVGRYFDYGNVDISTAGGSGVEMTLRGVSSPQDVQKRLSRRVKEVQGDRGRGDEETKPDVLDEILTELRAIRVAVESGDGTAERDSGTERDDGGATDWDPERP from the coding sequence ATGAGTGGCGACGCAGCGACGTACGACTGGCTGACGCTCGATTCGGACGAGGAGATCCTCTGGTCGGGCAAGCCGGCGGCCGAGACGATGTACGGGGCCTATCTGACCGGTATCCCTCTCATCCTCTTTTTCGGGCTCGGCTTGGTGATACTCGGTGGCGCCTATCTGAACCGCCAGAACACCGACTACGTCGTGACCGACAAGTCAGTGTACAAGAAGACCGGCATCCTCAGCCGGTCGGTCTCGGAAGTCGAGTACGAGAAAGTCCAGAACACCTCCTTCTCCGTCGGCGTCGTCGGCCGGTACTTCGACTACGGGAACGTCGATATCAGCACGGCCGGCGGCTCCGGTGTCGAGATGACCCTGCGAGGGGTCAGCTCGCCACAGGACGTCCAGAAACGACTGAGCCGCCGGGTCAAGGAGGTCCAGGGCGACCGCGGTCGGGGCGACGAGGAGACGAAACCGGACGTGCTCGACGAGATACTGACCGAGTTGCGGGCGATTCGCGTCGCCGTGGAGTCGGGCGACGGCACAGCCGAGCGTGACAGCGGCACCGAGCGTGACGACGGCGGCGCCACTGACTGGGACCCCGAGCGGCCATGA
- a CDS encoding PH domain-containing protein, translated as MTVPDWAPAGADETVVWQGQPRQRVVHLGVAVGVVVAVVVLAGTAVAASSGAVPATLAAAVGVPTALLAFAVPAGGAWLWRRSTRYVLTDAALYHRTGVLSLTVTELRLGKIQNTSYSQGVFGTLFDHGTVTVDTAGSQGAELTLRQLDGPKSVHQRVAEAAGSANGEHGEGIPGSLAGWQAVRAEVRRVRAAIVGQRP; from the coding sequence ATGACCGTCCCGGACTGGGCCCCTGCCGGAGCCGACGAGACGGTCGTCTGGCAGGGCCAGCCACGGCAGCGAGTCGTCCACCTGGGCGTCGCGGTCGGCGTCGTCGTCGCGGTCGTGGTGCTGGCCGGCACCGCCGTCGCCGCGTCGAGCGGTGCGGTCCCTGCGACGCTGGCCGCGGCCGTCGGCGTGCCGACAGCGCTGCTCGCGTTCGCCGTGCCCGCGGGCGGGGCGTGGCTCTGGCGGCGGTCGACCCGCTACGTCCTGACCGACGCCGCGCTCTACCACCGGACGGGCGTGCTCTCGCTGACGGTGACCGAGCTCCGACTGGGCAAGATACAGAACACGAGCTACAGCCAGGGCGTCTTCGGGACCCTCTTCGACCACGGGACCGTCACCGTCGACACCGCCGGGAGCCAGGGCGCGGAGCTGACCCTGCGCCAGCTCGACGGGCCGAAGTCGGTCCACCAGCGCGTCGCCGAGGCCGCGGGGAGCGCGAACGGCGAGCACGGGGAGGGGATTCCCGGCTCGCTGGCGGGATGGCAGGCGGTCCGCGCGGAGGTCCGACGGGTTCGGGCCGCTATCGTCGGCCAGCGGCCCTAG
- a CDS encoding AMP-binding protein, translating to MASESLEELDGIAHEPTREFVESTNVWQFMQTFGIDEYDELIRRTTTDIEGVEASGVDWFWDELVDYLHVDFFEEYDSVRETETRTVETASGETETFDGPQFTNWYPGGELNAAHNAVSRHAAPDTDVRNQVALVWEGEPGDVRQVTYHDLHEESNRVANYLESVGVETGDTVGLYMPMVPEVASIFYGCLKAGAVAVPIFSGFGVDATATRIADADCSVLFTGDGFYRRGSPVELKETADAAIERARSRVDGDGVEHTVVYDRVGTADDPDETLTWTRRDEWWDEAVESQPGGYEDKSLPSGQESMLLYSSGTTGEPKGIVHTHAGALLQAAKEIYFGFDHKPGDRFFWVSDIGWMMGPWTLLGNHALGGTVFMYEGAPDYPDPDRFWAMIDRHDLTVFGVSPTAVRALRKKGDEWLDGHDLSSLRLLGSTGEPWDPESWQWFYDNVGGGDCPVINISGGTEIMGCFLMPMPIQKLKPCTLGGPGLGMDIDVVDEAGDSIADAHERGYLVARDSCPSMTKSLWSGDERYIEEYWSRWDGLWNHGDWAQQDDDGLWFLHGRADDALNVAGRKVGPAEVEGAAMDHPAVNQAAAVGAPDETTGTAVVLYVVLEPDREPSEDLREAVSATVGEELGTPFRPREVLFVDAFPKTQSGKILRRAIGATYRGEEPGDMSSIENPEALEGIEEAT from the coding sequence ATGGCCTCGGAGTCACTCGAAGAACTGGACGGGATAGCTCACGAACCCACGCGGGAGTTCGTCGAATCGACCAACGTCTGGCAGTTCATGCAGACGTTCGGTATCGACGAGTACGACGAGCTGATACGCCGGACGACGACCGACATCGAGGGCGTCGAGGCGTCCGGCGTCGACTGGTTCTGGGACGAACTCGTCGACTATCTCCACGTCGACTTCTTCGAGGAGTACGACTCGGTCCGGGAGACCGAGACGCGCACTGTCGAGACCGCGAGCGGCGAGACGGAGACGTTCGACGGCCCGCAGTTCACGAACTGGTACCCCGGAGGCGAGCTGAACGCGGCGCACAACGCCGTTTCCCGCCACGCGGCGCCCGACACCGACGTGCGAAACCAGGTCGCGCTGGTCTGGGAGGGGGAACCGGGCGACGTGCGTCAGGTCACCTATCACGACCTCCACGAGGAGAGCAACCGCGTCGCCAACTACCTCGAATCCGTCGGCGTGGAGACGGGCGACACCGTGGGCCTGTACATGCCGATGGTCCCCGAGGTGGCCAGCATCTTCTATGGCTGTCTGAAAGCCGGCGCAGTCGCCGTCCCCATCTTCTCGGGCTTTGGCGTCGACGCGACGGCGACTCGCATCGCGGACGCCGACTGCTCGGTGCTTTTCACGGGCGACGGCTTCTACCGGCGCGGCTCGCCGGTCGAACTCAAAGAGACTGCGGACGCGGCTATCGAACGGGCCCGGAGTCGAGTCGACGGCGACGGCGTCGAACACACCGTGGTCTACGACAGAGTGGGGACTGCCGACGACCCCGACGAGACGCTCACGTGGACCCGCCGCGACGAGTGGTGGGACGAGGCCGTCGAATCACAGCCCGGCGGCTACGAGGACAAGTCCCTCCCGAGCGGCCAGGAGTCGATGCTGCTGTACTCATCGGGGACCACCGGAGAACCGAAAGGCATCGTCCACACGCACGCGGGAGCGCTCCTGCAGGCCGCCAAGGAGATCTACTTCGGCTTCGACCACAAACCCGGCGACCGATTCTTCTGGGTCAGCGACATCGGCTGGATGATGGGGCCGTGGACGCTGCTGGGCAACCACGCGCTGGGTGGGACCGTCTTCATGTACGAGGGGGCGCCCGACTATCCGGACCCCGACCGCTTCTGGGCGATGATAGACCGCCACGACCTGACCGTCTTCGGCGTCTCGCCGACCGCTGTCCGCGCGCTGCGCAAGAAAGGTGACGAGTGGCTCGACGGGCACGACCTCTCCAGTCTCCGCCTGCTCGGGTCGACCGGCGAGCCCTGGGACCCCGAGAGCTGGCAGTGGTTCTACGACAACGTCGGCGGCGGCGACTGTCCCGTCATCAACATCTCCGGCGGGACCGAAATCATGGGCTGCTTTCTGATGCCGATGCCCATCCAGAAGCTCAAACCCTGCACGCTGGGCGGTCCCGGTCTCGGCATGGACATCGACGTCGTCGACGAGGCCGGCGACTCCATCGCCGACGCGCACGAGCGCGGTTATCTCGTCGCCCGCGATTCCTGTCCCTCGATGACGAAGTCGCTCTGGAGCGGGGACGAGCGCTACATCGAGGAGTACTGGTCGCGCTGGGACGGCCTGTGGAACCACGGCGACTGGGCCCAGCAGGACGACGACGGCCTCTGGTTTCTCCACGGCCGGGCCGACGACGCGCTCAACGTCGCCGGGCGGAAGGTCGGCCCCGCGGAGGTCGAGGGCGCGGCGATGGACCATCCCGCGGTTAATCAGGCCGCAGCCGTCGGCGCCCCCGACGAGACGACCGGGACGGCCGTCGTCCTCTACGTCGTTCTCGAACCGGACAGGGAACCGTCGGAGGACCTGCGCGAGGCCGTCAGCGCGACTGTCGGCGAGGAACTCGGCACGCCGTTCCGGCCCCGGGAGGTGCTGTTCGTCGACGCGTTCCCGAAGACCCAGAGCGGGAAGATACTCCGGCGGGCCATCGGGGCGACCTACCGCGGCGAGGAGCCGGGGGACATGTCCAGCATCGAGAACCCGGAGGCGCTGGAGGGAATCGAGGAGGCGACCTAG
- a CDS encoding 2Fe-2S iron-sulfur cluster-binding protein gives MTDYTVSFVGTGEEITVSDTETILSRCIEEGIAQEYSCRVGMCLACSAEILSGEVVQPASRGLTEQERENYALTCMARPASDLELDRGKYPPSIEGDAAAAADD, from the coding sequence ATGACAGATTACACCGTCTCCTTCGTCGGGACCGGCGAGGAGATAACGGTCTCGGACACGGAGACCATCCTCTCGCGCTGTATCGAGGAGGGGATCGCCCAGGAGTACTCCTGTCGCGTCGGGATGTGTCTGGCGTGCTCGGCCGAGATTCTCTCCGGCGAGGTCGTCCAGCCGGCGTCGCGCGGGCTCACCGAACAGGAACGCGAGAACTACGCGCTCACCTGTATGGCCCGCCCGGCGTCGGACCTGGAGCTCGACCGCGGCAAGTATCCGCCCAGTATCGAGGGCGACGCCGCGGCGGCGGCGGACGACTAG
- a CDS encoding DUF7110 family protein, whose protein sequence is MTSRVYRLHSTLELPLEDAYDFFEDPNLPPEIADVDITRRNNTLIVSAVAKDDSMSKYTPTAQLKASVTENRVYEEDPEEMGPPGAASTGSAGGGPQWGTLEEEEEEIESELVEYACFKGDRETVLQNTALQYAMFEVLCEVAKVAEKGTLTAIAAVDEELEAVRIVDGEEHPASINVVEDPADESEEEGVNWRDNEFIS, encoded by the coding sequence ATGACCAGCCGTGTATACAGACTTCACTCGACGCTCGAACTGCCACTGGAAGACGCGTACGATTTCTTCGAGGACCCGAACCTCCCGCCGGAGATCGCTGACGTAGACATCACCCGTCGGAACAACACGCTCATCGTCAGTGCCGTCGCGAAAGACGACAGTATGAGCAAGTATACGCCGACGGCACAACTGAAAGCCAGCGTTACCGAGAACCGCGTCTACGAGGAAGACCCCGAAGAGATGGGGCCGCCCGGCGCGGCCTCGACAGGCTCGGCCGGCGGCGGTCCACAGTGGGGGACACTCGAAGAGGAAGAGGAAGAGATCGAGTCCGAACTCGTCGAATACGCCTGTTTCAAGGGCGACCGCGAAACCGTTCTCCAGAACACGGCGCTCCAGTACGCCATGTTCGAGGTGCTGTGTGAAGTCGCGAAAGTAGCCGAGAAGGGGACGTTGACCGCCATCGCGGCCGTCGACGAGGAGCTCGAAGCCGTCCGCATCGTCGACGGCGAGGAGCATCCCGCTTCCATCAACGTCGTCGAAGACCCCGCCGACGAGAGCGAGGAAGAGGGCGTCAACTGGCGGGACAACGAGTTCATCTCGTAA
- a CDS encoding FKBP-type peptidyl-prolyl cis-trans isomerase, with the protein MPVERGDGVTIHYVGRFEDGSLFDTSRQEVARHEDLITAQGVQPADYAPLSFTVGRGDIIEGIEEALVGMEEGEERTIEVPPEKAYGDIEEEKIREYDPEAFEEMVGQEPEVGVHVEAKNELHGDVTAVRDDAVQVDFNHELAGRTLIFDIELLDVR; encoded by the coding sequence CGAGGACGGGAGCCTCTTCGACACCTCACGGCAGGAGGTCGCCCGTCACGAGGACCTCATCACGGCACAGGGCGTCCAGCCGGCCGATTACGCGCCGCTCTCTTTCACCGTCGGTCGCGGCGACATCATCGAGGGGATAGAGGAGGCCCTCGTCGGCATGGAGGAAGGCGAAGAGCGGACCATCGAGGTCCCGCCGGAAAAGGCCTACGGCGACATCGAGGAGGAGAAGATTCGCGAGTACGACCCGGAGGCGTTCGAGGAGATGGTCGGCCAGGAGCCGGAGGTCGGCGTCCACGTCGAGGCGAAAAACGAGCTCCACGGCGACGTGACTGCGGTCCGGGACGACGCCGTGCAGGTCGATTTCAACCACGAGCTCGCGGGGCGGACGCTGATTTTCGACATCGAACTGCTCGACGTTCGCTAG
- a CDS encoding phosphoadenosine phosphosulfate reductase family protein: MSETAEFPDYLDIDYSDGEGEEPEEYPTVNHKIEKAIEVTKQGLEQYENPVVMWTGGKDSTLTLYFVKEVADRFDLEVPPVVFIDHYQHFDELIDYVKYWADEWDLEVIWARNEDVGDYVDENGLTPGDDIPISELSEHNQHHVRNILEYEEDTFPFLLDTYVGNHLLKTVALNDAIEEYDVDGILSGIRWDEQESRADETFFSPRHDPDIYPPHDRIQPILQFAEPDVWEAFWNFVVPDTVEGYPEEGYVPQGQDDLPEGIEKEDVPVSPKYFAGFRSLGSEVSTDKSADEPAWLQDMANTTERAGRAQDKEDLMERLRDLGYM; the protein is encoded by the coding sequence ATGTCCGAAACAGCCGAGTTCCCCGACTACCTCGACATCGACTACTCCGATGGCGAGGGCGAGGAACCCGAGGAGTACCCGACCGTCAACCACAAGATAGAGAAGGCTATCGAGGTCACGAAGCAGGGCCTCGAACAGTACGAGAACCCCGTCGTCATGTGGACCGGCGGGAAGGACTCGACGCTGACGCTGTACTTCGTCAAGGAAGTCGCCGACCGCTTCGACCTGGAAGTGCCGCCGGTCGTCTTCATCGACCACTACCAGCACTTCGACGAGCTCATCGACTACGTCAAGTACTGGGCCGACGAGTGGGACCTCGAAGTCATCTGGGCCCGCAACGAGGACGTCGGCGACTACGTCGACGAGAACGGCCTCACGCCCGGCGACGACATCCCCATCTCGGAGCTCTCCGAGCACAACCAGCACCACGTCCGCAACATCCTCGAGTACGAGGAGGACACGTTCCCGTTCCTGCTCGACACCTACGTCGGTAACCACCTCCTGAAGACGGTGGCGCTGAACGACGCTATCGAGGAGTACGACGTCGACGGCATCCTGTCGGGTATCCGCTGGGACGAGCAGGAGTCCCGCGCCGACGAGACGTTCTTCTCGCCGCGTCACGACCCCGACATCTACCCGCCACACGACCGCATCCAGCCGATTCTCCAGTTCGCCGAGCCCGACGTCTGGGAGGCCTTCTGGAACTTCGTCGTGCCGGACACCGTCGAGGGCTACCCCGAGGAAGGGTACGTCCCGCAGGGTCAGGACGACCTGCCCGAGGGTATCGAGAAGGAGGACGTGCCGGTCTCGCCGAAGTACTTCGCCGGGTTCCGCTCGCTCGGGAGCGAGGTCAGCACCGACAAGTCCGCCGACGAACCGGCCTGGCTGCAGGACATGGCCAACACGACCGAACGCGCCGGCCGCGCCCAGGACAAAGAGGACCTGATGGAGCGCCTGCGCGACCTCGGCTACATGTAA